CTCGAGTCGACGGCCCTCCCGTCGGGTGACGCGCTCGAGCACGTCCAGGAGGGGCTAATCGCGTGGTACGAGGCCGATCACCGGGAGTACCCCTGGCGCGAGACAGACGATCCGTACGAGATTCTCGTGAGTGAGGTGATGAGCCAGCAGACCCAGCTGGATCGCGTCGTCGACGCCTGGGACGCGTTCCTCGAGCGGTGGCCGACAACGGAAGCACTCGCCGCGGCCGACCGCTCGGCCGTCGTCGGCTTCTGGTCGAGTCACAGCCTCGGCTACAACAACCGGGCGAAGTACCTCCACGAGGCGGCGACCCAGATCGAAGACGAGTTCGACGGCGCCTTCCCGGAGACGCCCACCGGCCTCCAGGAACTGATGGGCGTCGGCCCGTACACGGCAAACGCAGTCGCGAGTTTCGCATTCAACACTGGCGACGCCGTCGTCGACACAAACGTCAAGCGCGTCTGCTACCGGGCGTTCGACGTGCCGGACCACGACGCGGCTTTCGAGACGGCAGCCAATCGGCTCATGCCCGAGGGTCGCTCGCGCGTCTGGAACAACGCGATCATGGAACTTGGCGCGGTCGCCTGCACCCAGCGACCCAGGTGCGACGAGGCCGGCTGTCCCTGGCGCGAGCACTGCAGCGCCTACGCGACGGGGGACTTCTCGGCACCCGACGTGCCGACCCAGTCCACGTTCGAGGGCAGCCGTCGCCAGTTCCGCGGGCGCATCGTCCGAGCGCTCCGAGAGTACGACGAACTCCCTCTCGACACGCTGGGACCGCGAATCCGCGTCGACTACACTCCCGACGGCGAGCACGGGCGCGAATGGCTCGGGGGATTACTCTCGGATCTGGCCGACGACGGACTCGTCGAGCTAGACGAGAGCGAGGGCGAGACGGTCGCCAGGCTGCGGGCGTAGTTGGAGCACGCGTAGTTGGAACGTGATCGCACCAGGTCGACATGACCTGCGTGCAGCCGGTCGGCTACCCGTCGGTTTGCGTGTGAACGGATCAGCCACTCGTCGATTCTCGTCACTCGAGCGGCGCGTGGGTCAGTCGATACCCTACGTTATCGGCGTCGTCGTCGCCGGTACCCGCATCGCCCCCATCAGAAAGCTGGACGTCGACCACCTCGTAGAGACGGATCCCCGACTCCATCTGCGTGACGACGGGCGTGTCGTAGTGGTCGGCCTCGTACTCGAGACTCGGCCCCGCCGTCCGCTGGCGCTCTCGGTCGACGAACGCCCGGTGACGCTCGAGGCGACGTTCACCGATCGACCGCGAGCGGTCCTGGACCTCCCGCACGCGGTCATCGAACGCCGAGACGAACGCCGCCTCGAGTTCGTAGCCGATCGAGTGACGGCCGGCACACATCGCCGCCAGCGACGTCGTCCCCGTGCCCCAGAAGGGATCCAGGACGGTGTCGCCGTAGGTCGAGTACATACAGCACAGCCGGTAGGGAATTTCGAGGGGGAACGCCGCCGAGCGCTCGCGTAGATCGTCGTCCGGCGAGTCGAGGGTCTGCAGTTCGCCGGTCACGTCCGACCAGAGGTCCGTGAACCAGCGATTTCGCTCCTCCCAGAAGTAGGCCGCCTCGTAGCGGTCGTCGTCTCCTGGCGGGAACGATCGCCGGGAGTCGCCCTTCCGAAAGACGAGAATGTACTCGTGTTCGAGGGTGACGTAGGCGTTCGGGGGTATCATCCCGCTTCCCATGAACTTCGCGGCGCTGTTGGCGGGCTTGCGCCACAGGATATCGGGGAGGGGGTCGAACCCGCGGGCCTCGAACGCCTCGAGCACGCGGGCGTGGTTCGAGTAGACCCGGAAGCTGTCGTCGAGCGTCCGGGTCGCGTCCCCGACGTTGATACAGGCGATGCCGCCGTCGACGAGCACGCGCTCGAGTTCGTTCCAGACCCGATCGAGTTGGGCGTGCATCGCCTCGAACGCCTCGCGACCGTCCCCTCGCTCGAGGGCGTCGCCGACGACCGGATCGAGTTCGGCAAAGAGGTCGTCCCACATCTCGATCATCGGATAGGGCGGCGACGTCACGACGAGGTCGACCGACTCGTCCGCGATGGCAGCGAGTTCGCGGGCGTCGCCGGTCACAACGCGGTGGGTCGTCTCCATCGTGTGTCTGTGTCTCCGTTGCCCCCTTAGGTCTTCTCACCCGTCGTCGGCACTATCGGGCGGTTTTCGCCCGGCGGACCCAGCCGAGGTGGAACGGCGAAATTTGACTCGAGGCCGTGATCGTACCAGGGCCGAGTACCGGCCGGCTCGAGAATCGAGGAAACCGACACAGCCGATAGCGAGAGGTGTGGAGACACACGTCCTCCTCGAGCCAGTCTCCGTCTGTGGACAGTTACTACTCCGAAATCACGCACTGACAGTTCAGAAACGACTCGAGAAGGCAGAAACGACTCGAGAAGGCAGAAACGACTCGAGAAGGCAGAAACGACTCGAGAAGGCAGAAACGACTCGAGAAGGCAGAAACGACTCGAGAAGGCAGAAACGACTCGAAAAAGCGACGACAGTCGCTGGGTTCGATTACTCTTCGTCTTCGGCTTCAGCTTCGGCTTCGTCCTCGTCTTCGGCTTCCGCCGCTTCTTCGTCTTCGCCCTCCTCGTCTTCGCCTTCCTCCGAGGCGTCCATCGACACTGCGTCAGTGGCCGGTTCGAACTCCTCGATCGGCTCCCACTCGTCTTCCGCGGCCCGGCGACGCCGCCAGGCCAGTGCCGCGGCGACGGTCACGCCGAGCACCACGAGTTTCGAGAGCCAGCCACGGGAGCCCTCGGACGACTCCGCGGATTCTGACTCGTCCGTTTCAGTCACCGATTCCATCTCGGCAGCCGGGAGGTCGATGTCGGAAAGCTCGTCTTTTACCTCGTCTCGCATCTCCGAATCGGGGAGTTCCGAACGTCCGAGCAGGTAGCCGATGGCTGCACCGGCGCCGAGCAAGAGTCCCGCCGCCGGAACCATCCGCTTCGACGACGAACTGCCTCCGTCGGCTTCCTCGATTGCTTCGAGGATCGGGTCTCGCATCGGTGAGTCCATGCCGACACCGATCGCTTCTTTGACGACACGTTCCGAGAGGGGCGTCTCTTTATCGGACATAGTTCGACCATCCACATCCCGATAAATAGTTCTGTGCAATGTTTCAATTTGGGCCGCCACTCAACGGAGTGGTAGGACGCCCCTACCGGACCGACGGATGTCGAATACGCGTCCTGGATGCCCTCGGCGGGATCGAGCCGGCACCTCGACGACCGGGAACCCCCGCTCGAGACGACCCCTTAAAACGGGATCGCGATACCGAGGACTTCGAGCGCTCCGAACCCACCGAACCCGTACCCGAAGACGAGTGCTGCGGGAATCGTGCCGGCGACGAGGGCTCGAACGAACGAGGTTCGGTGGACGACCTGGAGGCCGACCCACAGGAGGACGGTCCCGTACGCACAGGCCGCGACCCTGATCGCGGGCGCGGGAAGCCCGGCGACGAGACAAGGGGCCGTTGCGTACGCGATCACCTGGACGGTCTGGCTGATGCCAGCGCGGTCGTCGACGACGACCAGGAGCACGAGCGTCTGGATGGCCGAGACGACGTGTAACCCGAACGGAGCGACGAACAACACGAGCAGGCTGATCCAGAACAGCCCCTCCAGGACGGGCGAGACGGGGACCGACGGGAAGTTGTCGGGAACCAGTAAATAGTGGGAGGTCGCGGCGATCAGCACCACTGTCATCGCGAAGAGCAGGCCGGGCGCCTGGTCTCCCGGTGCGACCCCTACCTGGAAGAAGTTCCGAGGGCGGACCAGTACCTCGACCCACGCCCGAGCGAGTCCTCTCGGGCCGCGATCGCGTCCGCCGTGGGGGTCTTTGATCCACTGGGTCATCGGTCTCGGTTCGTCAGTCTCGTTGGTCTCGGTTCGTCGGTCTCGTTGATCTCGGTTCGTTGGTCAGTCTCGCCGGAGCGTGTGGCAGTGTCGACACCGAGCCTCGTAGGACTCGTCCGCGCCGACGAGGATCGTCGGATCGTCCATGTGGGCTGGCTCGCCGTTAACGAGCCGTTGATTTCGCGTCGCGGGCTCGCCACAGCGGGCGCAGATCGCCCGAAATTTCTCGACGTACTCGGCGCAGGCGATCAGTTGCGGAAGCGGATGAAACGGTTCGCCACGAAACGTCTGGTCGGTCCCGCTGACGATGACGCGCCGGCCATCGTCGGCCAGCCGTTCGCAGACGTCGACGAGCGTCTCCGTGAAGAAGTTGGCTTCGTCGAAGGCGACGACCTGTTCGCCGTTGAGGCCGTCGAAGACGGCCTCGAGGTCGCTGTCCGGATCGATGGCGGTCGCTTCCCAGCGTCGCCCGTCGTGTGAGCCGACGTAGTCCTCGCCGTAGCGTTCGTCGAGCGCCGGGGTGAACACCGCAACCTCCTGACCCGCGATCTCGGCCCGGCGGAGCCGTCGAAGCAACTCCTCGGTCTTTCCGGAGAACATACTCCCCGTGACGACTTCGATCCACCCACTCTTCGTGATCGCGTGCATCGGATGAAAGCGGGGAAAGCCGAGGTTAAATCGGTTTCCAATTCCGTTCATCCGGCGTTCGGCCACGCCGGTTCGCAGAACGCATCCCATAACGAAACCGATCCGGTCCATGTCGCCGGTATGAGCGTCATCCGCCAGCCCGGACGCTTCAGCCGCCACACCCGTCGCCGACTCGTCGGCGTCACGGCGGCGGGCAGCGCCGCGACGCTCGACACCGCGGCTGTTGGGCTCTGGTTTACCCTGATCGTCGTCGAATCGCGAACGCCATCGACCGCACTCGCCGCACTGGGCATCCTCTTCTGCGGGGCATTACTCCGAACGGGCGTGTTCGGCGCGACGACGACCCCGATGTACGCCTTACTCACGCCGCGTCGGATCGGGGTCGCGCTCCTCTTCGTCGCCGCCTGGCCCGCCTGGCTGCTCGTCGCCGAGCGAATCGGGAACCCCGAGGGACTCCTCGTCGCCGGACCCCTCCTGGCCGGCGTCGTGGCCATCCAACTCCACTTCGAGCGTCGTGTGTTCCAACTCCCCGAAACGCGTCGCTGCCGAGTCACGTCACTGCTCTCGGGAACGCTGATCGCGGTCGGCGCAACGACCCTGCTCGCGTCGACCTGGTTGACGAACTGGACGGTCCTCACGGAGCCACTCGCGTTCGGGGCGACCACCGTCGTCTTCCGCATCGAGGCCTACCAGCTGGGCTTTCTCGTCTTCGGCGCGTTCGCGTTTCTCGCCCACCAGCGGCGATTTCAGCTCGCGCTCGAGCCCTGACCGTCTCGAGTTCCTGTGGGTCAGGCGCCGACGTTCTGATCGCCTTCGAACGTTCCCGGGTCGGGTTCGATCGTCGCGTACTGCACGGCACGGACGCCGAGGGTCGCGACGCGTTCCTCGAGCGAATCGTCCACGAACGCCCCGTCCTGGATCACACTGTGGGCGCGGGGCACGGCGACCTGATGGGGCAACACCCACGCATTGAGCGCTCGACAGACGGATCGCAGGTGCTCGAGCGTCGTCACCGGAAATGAGCCGCCGGCGACTCCCACCAGCCCCACGGTCTTGTCCTCGAACTCGTCGAATCCGCAGTAATCCAGCGCGGTCTTCAGCGGCGAGGAGTACGAGCCGTGGTACATCGGCGAGCCGAGGAGCACGGCGTCCGCGTCTCGAACGCGCGTGGCGATTGTCGCTGCGTCACCTGCATCCTCGCGGTCGACGTCGGCGTCGTACAGGGGGAGGTCGTAGTCTCGAAGGTCGACTAACCCCGTCTCCGCGCCCGTGTCGGCCGACGCCTCGAGGGCTCGTTCGAGGGTGATTCGCGTGTAGCTCTCCTCGCGGAGGCTGCCACAGATTGCCAGCACCTGGACGTCACTCATGCGAGCTACGACGCAGCGTCGTCCTAAAAAAGTGCGTCAGTCTCGAACGGCCACCCAGCGGCCTAGTTCGAGGTCGCCGCTTCGATGGCCGACTCGAGGTCCGCGATGATGTTGCCGGGGTCCTCGATGCCGACCGAGAGCCGGACGAGGTCGTCGGTGACGCCCGAGGCCTCCTTCTCCTCGGCGCTCAGTTGCTGGTGGGTCGTACTCGCCGGGTGGATGATCAACGTCTTCGCGTCGCCGACGTTGGCGAGCAGGCTCGCCAGCTCGGTCGACTCGACAGTCTCTCTGGCGGCGTCGTAGCCCGCTTCGAGTCCGAAGGTGATCATGCCGCCGTAGCCGTCCTCGAGGTATCGGTTCGCGTTCTCGTGGGTTGCGTGTGACTCGAGGCCCGGGTAATTCACCCAGGAGACGGCCTCGTGATCCTCGAGGAATTCCGCGACGGCCAGTGCGTTCTCGCAGTGGCGTTCCATCCGGAGCGGAAGGGTTTCGAGGCCCTGAATCGTCTGCCAGGCGTCGAAGGGCGACTGCTGGTTGCCCAGG
This region of Natronosalvus halobius genomic DNA includes:
- a CDS encoding thymidine kinase, which codes for MHAITKSGWIEVVTGSMFSGKTEELLRRLRRAEIAGQEVAVFTPALDERYGEDYVGSHDGRRWEATAIDPDSDLEAVFDGLNGEQVVAFDEANFFTETLVDVCERLADDGRRVIVSGTDQTFRGEPFHPLPQLIACAEYVEKFRAICARCGEPATRNQRLVNGEPAHMDDPTILVGADESYEARCRHCHTLRRD
- a CDS encoding YIP1 family protein: MTQWIKDPHGGRDRGPRGLARAWVEVLVRPRNFFQVGVAPGDQAPGLLFAMTVVLIAATSHYLLVPDNFPSVPVSPVLEGLFWISLLVLFVAPFGLHVVSAIQTLVLLVVVDDRAGISQTVQVIAYATAPCLVAGLPAPAIRVAACAYGTVLLWVGLQVVHRTSFVRALVAGTIPAALVFGYGFGGFGALEVLGIAIPF
- a CDS encoding NADPH-dependent FMN reductase; protein product: MSDVQVLAICGSLREESYTRITLERALEASADTGAETGLVDLRDYDLPLYDADVDREDAGDAATIATRVRDADAVLLGSPMYHGSYSSPLKTALDYCGFDEFEDKTVGLVGVAGGSFPVTTLEHLRSVCRALNAWVLPHQVAVPRAHSVIQDGAFVDDSLEERVATLGVRAVQYATIEPDPGTFEGDQNVGA
- a CDS encoding A/G-specific adenine glycosylase; translated protein: MNEDAESTDPGDGPLESTALPSGDALEHVQEGLIAWYEADHREYPWRETDDPYEILVSEVMSQQTQLDRVVDAWDAFLERWPTTEALAAADRSAVVGFWSSHSLGYNNRAKYLHEAATQIEDEFDGAFPETPTGLQELMGVGPYTANAVASFAFNTGDAVVDTNVKRVCYRAFDVPDHDAAFETAANRLMPEGRSRVWNNAIMELGAVACTQRPRCDEAGCPWREHCSAYATGDFSAPDVPTQSTFEGSRRQFRGRIVRALREYDELPLDTLGPRIRVDYTPDGEHGREWLGGLLSDLADDGLVELDESEGETVARLRA
- a CDS encoding DNA-methyltransferase, whose protein sequence is METTHRVVTGDARELAAIADESVDLVVTSPPYPMIEMWDDLFAELDPVVGDALERGDGREAFEAMHAQLDRVWNELERVLVDGGIACINVGDATRTLDDSFRVYSNHARVLEAFEARGFDPLPDILWRKPANSAAKFMGSGMIPPNAYVTLEHEYILVFRKGDSRRSFPPGDDDRYEAAYFWEERNRWFTDLWSDVTGELQTLDSPDDDLRERSAAFPLEIPYRLCCMYSTYGDTVLDPFWGTGTTSLAAMCAGRHSIGYELEAAFVSAFDDRVREVQDRSRSIGERRLERHRAFVDRERQRTAGPSLEYEADHYDTPVVTQMESGIRLYEVVDVQLSDGGDAGTGDDDADNVGYRLTHAPLE